In Kitasatospora gansuensis, a genomic segment contains:
- a CDS encoding LysR family transcriptional regulator, producing MLDVRRLRLLRELAHRGTIAAVAESLAFSPSAVSQQLSVLEREAGVPLLERTGRRVALTPAGRNLVRHAEAVLERLEQAGAELADARSGLAGPLRIGTYPSAARAIIPAALAALGREHPGLEPMVTEVDPAEVSALLRSGELDVALVHEYDFVPAEPAPGLATESLFTEAMYLAAPAPGTIADHRDSPWIVAPHGTLCHSMAVRACQATGYTPRIRHQIDDFGTVLALVAAGQGVALVPQLGVADAPLGVALSRLPMARRTRTAYRAGAARHPAVAAFVAALHTALPSDLRC from the coding sequence ATGCTCGACGTCCGCCGCCTGCGGCTGCTCCGTGAACTCGCCCACCGCGGCACCATCGCCGCCGTCGCCGAGTCGCTCGCCTTCAGCCCGTCCGCCGTCTCGCAGCAGCTCTCGGTGCTGGAACGGGAGGCCGGGGTCCCGCTGCTGGAGCGGACCGGCCGCCGGGTCGCGCTCACCCCCGCCGGGCGGAACCTGGTCCGGCACGCGGAGGCCGTACTGGAACGGCTGGAGCAGGCCGGGGCCGAACTGGCCGACGCCAGAAGCGGGCTGGCCGGCCCGCTGCGGATCGGCACCTACCCCTCGGCGGCCCGGGCGATCATCCCGGCCGCCCTCGCCGCGCTCGGCCGGGAGCACCCGGGCCTGGAGCCGATGGTCACCGAGGTGGACCCGGCGGAGGTGTCGGCGCTGCTCCGCTCCGGCGAGCTGGACGTCGCGCTGGTGCACGAGTACGACTTCGTGCCGGCCGAACCGGCGCCCGGCCTGGCCACCGAGTCGCTGTTCACCGAGGCGATGTACCTGGCGGCCCCGGCGCCCGGGACGATCGCCGACCACCGGGATTCGCCGTGGATCGTCGCGCCGCACGGCACGCTCTGCCACTCGATGGCCGTCCGGGCCTGCCAGGCGACGGGTTACACCCCCCGGATCCGACACCAGATCGACGATTTCGGCACGGTTCTGGCGCTCGTCGCGGCGGGCCAGGGAGTGGCTCTGGTCCCCCAGCTGGGAGTGGCCGACGCGCCCCTCGGCGTGGCCCTCAGCAGGCTCCCGATGGCCCGCCGGACCCGGACCGCGTACCGCGCCGGAGCGGCCCGGCACCCGGCCGTGGCGGCCTTCGTGGCAGCTCTGCACACGGCGCTCCCAAGTGACCTGCGGTGCTGA
- a CDS encoding dihydrodipicolinate synthase family protein, translated as MELHGIHVPLITPFEADGTLAVEALAGLARQALADGAAGLVALGTTAEVATLDEAERHTVVEVCAKAAAEYGATLTVGTGGNDTRRTVEALAGLAGVADAALVTVPAFTRPGEAGALAHFEQLAAGSPVPLIVYHIPYRTGQALSAAALRRIGALPNVAGVKYAAGGIDQETVALLADLPPEFAVMAGDDPFLAPLLALGATGGILASAHLATARFVEFAEGRGSRELGHRLAQLSIAAFAEPNPTVIKGVLHAQGRIPTPDVRLPLLPAGRESVAAALTVLAELTG; from the coding sequence ATGGAACTGCACGGAATCCACGTACCGCTGATCACCCCGTTCGAGGCGGACGGCACCCTCGCCGTCGAGGCCCTGGCCGGGCTGGCCCGGCAGGCGCTGGCCGACGGCGCGGCCGGGCTGGTCGCCCTGGGCACCACCGCCGAGGTGGCCACCCTGGACGAGGCCGAGCGGCACACCGTGGTCGAGGTGTGCGCCAAGGCCGCCGCCGAGTACGGCGCGACCCTCACCGTCGGCACCGGCGGCAACGACACCCGGCGCACCGTCGAGGCGCTGGCCGGACTGGCCGGGGTCGCCGACGCCGCACTGGTCACCGTGCCCGCCTTCACCCGGCCCGGCGAGGCCGGGGCGCTGGCACACTTCGAGCAGCTGGCCGCCGGGAGCCCGGTGCCGCTGATCGTCTATCACATCCCGTACCGGACCGGTCAGGCGCTGAGCGCCGCCGCGCTGCGCCGGATCGGCGCCCTGCCGAACGTCGCCGGGGTCAAGTACGCGGCCGGCGGGATCGACCAGGAGACCGTCGCGCTGCTGGCCGACCTGCCGCCGGAGTTCGCGGTCATGGCCGGGGACGACCCCTTCCTCGCCCCGCTGCTCGCGCTCGGCGCGACCGGCGGCATCCTGGCCTCGGCCCACCTGGCCACCGCCCGGTTCGTCGAGTTCGCCGAGGGCCGGGGGTCGCGCGAGCTGGGCCACCGCCTGGCGCAGCTCTCGATCGCGGCCTTCGCCGAGCCCAACCCGACCGTGATCAAGGGCGTCCTGCACGCCCAGGGCCGCATCCCCACCCCGGACGTCCGCCTCCCGCTGCTGCCCGCAGGCCGGGAGTCGGTGGCCGCCGCGCTCACGGTGCTGGCGGAACTGACGGGCTGA
- a CDS encoding aspartate-semialdehyde dehydrogenase, whose translation MKIGIVGATGQVGGVVRSILAEREFPVTELRLFASARSAGKTLPWQDGEVTVEDAETADYSGLDIVIFSAGGSTSKALAPKVAAAGAVVIDNSSAWRRDPEVPLVVSEVNPDAIANRPKGIIANPNCTTMAAMPVLRPLHDEAGLLALVATTYQAVSGSGLAGVAELHRQACEIAEQADQLAFDGEAVKATDPGVYQRPIAFNVVPLAGNLVDDGSFETDEEQKLRNESRKILEIPDLKVSGTCVRVPVFSGHSLQVNARFANPISVERAYELLAKAPGVELSEIPTPLQAAGKDPSYVGRIRVDETVENGLALFLSNDNLRKGAALNAVQIAELVAAELASKA comes from the coding sequence ATGAAGATCGGCATCGTGGGCGCCACCGGCCAGGTCGGTGGAGTGGTGCGCAGCATTCTGGCGGAGCGTGAGTTCCCCGTGACGGAGCTGCGGCTGTTCGCCTCGGCCCGGTCGGCGGGCAAGACGCTGCCCTGGCAGGACGGCGAGGTCACCGTCGAGGACGCGGAGACCGCCGACTACTCCGGCCTGGACATCGTGATCTTCTCCGCCGGTGGTTCGACCTCCAAGGCGCTGGCCCCCAAGGTCGCCGCCGCCGGTGCGGTCGTGATCGACAACTCCTCGGCCTGGCGCCGCGACCCCGAGGTCCCGCTGGTGGTCTCCGAGGTCAACCCGGACGCCATCGCGAACCGCCCCAAGGGCATCATCGCCAACCCGAACTGCACCACGATGGCCGCCATGCCGGTGCTGCGCCCGCTGCACGACGAGGCCGGGCTGCTCGCGCTGGTCGCCACCACCTACCAGGCCGTCTCCGGCTCCGGCCTGGCCGGTGTCGCCGAGCTGCACCGGCAGGCCTGCGAGATCGCCGAGCAGGCCGACCAGCTGGCCTTCGACGGCGAGGCCGTCAAGGCCACCGACCCGGGCGTGTACCAGCGGCCGATCGCCTTCAACGTGGTCCCGCTCGCGGGCAACCTGGTGGACGACGGCTCGTTCGAGACCGACGAGGAGCAGAAGCTCCGCAACGAGTCCCGCAAGATCCTGGAGATCCCCGACCTCAAGGTCTCCGGCACCTGCGTGCGCGTCCCGGTCTTCTCCGGCCACTCGCTCCAGGTGAACGCCCGGTTCGCCAACCCGATCAGCGTCGAGCGCGCGTACGAGCTGCTCGCCAAGGCCCCGGGCGTCGAGCTGTCCGAGATCCCGACCCCGCTCCAGGCGGCCGGCAAGGACCCCTCGTACGTCGGCCGGATCCGGGTGGACGAGACGGTGGAGAACGGCCTCGCGCTGTTCCTCTCCAACGACAACCTGCGCAAGGGCGCCGCGCTGAACGCGGTGCAGATCGCCGAGCTGGTCGCGGCCGAGCTGGCCTCGAAGGCCTGA
- a CDS encoding NYN domain-containing protein: MDRCVVLVDAGYLLGAAANLLAGDPVRARLTVDHAALATALAERAEAETGLPLLRIYWFDAAPDRRSLPEHRRLRTLPRVTVRLGALTRAEGRWVQKGVDAAMHAELTELAHNRACADLVLLSGDGDLLPGMVCAKEHGVVVHLWAVQPVDGDFNQSEDLVAEADERRVLDRAFVERWAQLRETGPAPVPAVRTPELRVVPTPRDLATRPAPTVPPALVLRWSSPRLTPAPPTLAEITSPEQRWADREEDSAAVPGDARQVGAVFARRWLSRLHRDTELLPLWADHPRIPHRLDAELLRYAARFGLLAAKDDQIDEEDRYAIRAGFWQAFADRVPRPDLAVAQE; the protein is encoded by the coding sequence GTGGACCGGTGCGTCGTCCTGGTGGACGCGGGATACCTGCTGGGTGCGGCGGCCAACCTGCTGGCGGGGGACCCCGTCCGGGCCCGGCTGACGGTGGATCACGCCGCGCTGGCCACCGCACTGGCCGAACGGGCCGAGGCGGAGACCGGGCTGCCGCTGCTGCGGATCTACTGGTTCGACGCCGCCCCCGACCGGCGCTCGCTGCCCGAACACCGTCGGCTGCGCACGCTGCCCCGGGTCACCGTCCGGCTCGGCGCGCTCACCCGGGCCGAGGGCCGCTGGGTGCAGAAGGGCGTGGACGCCGCGATGCACGCCGAGCTCACGGAGCTGGCCCACAACCGGGCCTGCGCCGACCTGGTGCTGCTCAGCGGCGACGGCGACCTGCTGCCCGGCATGGTCTGCGCCAAGGAACACGGCGTCGTGGTCCACCTCTGGGCGGTCCAGCCGGTGGACGGCGACTTCAACCAGTCCGAGGACCTGGTCGCCGAGGCGGACGAACGGCGGGTGCTGGACCGCGCCTTCGTCGAACGCTGGGCCCAGCTCCGGGAGACCGGCCCGGCCCCCGTACCGGCGGTGCGCACCCCCGAGCTCCGGGTCGTCCCCACCCCCAGGGACCTGGCCACCCGCCCCGCCCCCACCGTCCCGCCCGCCCTGGTGCTGCGCTGGTCCTCCCCCCGGCTCACCCCCGCCCCGCCCACCCTGGCCGAGATCACCAGCCCCGAACAGCGCTGGGCCGACCGGGAGGAGGACAGCGCCGCCGTCCCCGGCGACGCCCGGCAGGTCGGCGCGGTGTTCGCCCGCCGCTGGCTGTCCCGGCTGCACCGGGACACCGAACTGCTCCCGCTCTGGGCCGACCACCCGCGCATCCCGCACCGGCTGGACGCCGAACTGCTGCGCTACGCCGCCCGGTTCGGTCTGCTCGCGGCCAAGGACGACCAGATCGACGAGGAGGACAGATACGCCATCCGGGCGGGCTTCTGGCAGGCCTTCGCCGACCGGGTCCCCCGCCCTGACCTGGCGGTCGCCCAGGAGTGA
- a CDS encoding ABC transporter ATP-binding protein, whose protein sequence is MRANDGIVLDIRRGEVFGLLGPNGAGKSTLVRQLTGLLRPDRGSIDILGHDIVRHPERAARLLGYLGQESTALDELTVAMAAETTGRLRGLTRAEARRASAEVLDELGLTAIAARPLAKLSGGQRRLACFAAVLVGERPLLVLDEPTSGMDPVARRAVWSALDRRRAEHGTTVLLVTHNVIEAETVLDRVAVVDEGRIIACDTPGGLKALVDGDVRLDLVWRTDAPLHVPAVARLAERAVRSGRRWTVRTSPDEARELVAAVTTGPAFAALDDFTLATPSLEDAYLKLGGRHEGLAK, encoded by the coding sequence ATCCGGGCCAACGACGGCATCGTGCTGGACATCCGACGCGGCGAGGTCTTCGGCCTGCTCGGACCCAACGGCGCGGGCAAGTCCACCCTGGTCCGCCAGCTCACCGGGCTGCTCCGGCCGGACCGGGGCTCGATCGACATCCTCGGGCACGACATCGTCCGGCACCCCGAGCGGGCCGCCCGGCTGCTCGGCTACCTGGGCCAGGAGTCGACCGCGCTGGACGAACTCACCGTCGCGATGGCCGCCGAGACCACCGGACGGCTGCGCGGCCTGACCCGGGCCGAGGCCCGTCGGGCGAGCGCCGAGGTGCTCGACGAACTCGGGCTGACCGCGATCGCCGCCCGCCCGCTCGCCAAGCTCTCCGGCGGCCAGCGCCGACTGGCCTGCTTCGCCGCCGTGCTGGTGGGGGAGCGGCCGCTGCTGGTGCTGGACGAACCCACCAGCGGGATGGACCCGGTGGCCCGCCGGGCCGTCTGGTCCGCGCTCGACCGGCGCCGGGCCGAGCACGGCACCACCGTGCTGCTGGTCACCCACAACGTGATCGAGGCGGAGACCGTACTCGACCGGGTCGCGGTGGTGGACGAGGGCCGGATCATCGCCTGCGACACCCCCGGCGGCCTCAAGGCCCTGGTCGACGGCGACGTCCGGCTCGACCTGGTCTGGCGCACCGACGCCCCGCTGCACGTCCCGGCCGTCGCCCGGCTGGCCGAGCGGGCGGTCCGCTCGGGCCGCCGCTGGACCGTCCGGACCAGTCCCGACGAGGCCCGCGAACTGGTCGCCGCCGTCACCACGGGCCCCGCCTTCGCGGCGCTGGACGACTTCACCCTGGCCACCCCGAGCCTGGAGGACGCGTACCTCAAGCTCGGCGGCCGGCACGAGGGGCTGGCGAAGTGA
- a CDS encoding ABC transporter permease: MSPTQIRKADPVVLLDPPLAPAAPAPAAAPLAPAARLLPSLAAVYRAQLARARVARIPLLFVATFQSLGILLMMRGVVDPGDVPAARSVVAGSSVLVVAFVALNLLAQYFGRLRATGGLDHYATLPVRPAAVVLGAAAAYASFTVPGALVTAGVGAWMFSLPFGHLWVLLAVVPLAGAALAGIGAACGLLAPRQEIATLLGQLGMSAALLLGVLPVGQLPGFIRLLRDLLPSTYGVEAFAESFATAPDWASVFGDLTVCGAVGLVSLAIATWAYRRAATR, from the coding sequence GTGAGCCCCACTCAGATCCGGAAGGCCGACCCGGTGGTCCTGCTCGACCCGCCCCTGGCACCCGCCGCCCCGGCACCGGCCGCCGCGCCGCTCGCCCCGGCTGCCAGGCTGCTGCCCTCACTGGCCGCCGTCTACCGGGCCCAGCTGGCCCGGGCCCGGGTGGCCCGGATCCCGCTGCTGTTCGTGGCGACCTTCCAGTCGCTCGGCATCCTGCTGATGATGCGCGGCGTGGTCGACCCCGGGGACGTCCCGGCCGCCCGTTCGGTGGTGGCCGGCTCCAGCGTCCTGGTGGTCGCCTTCGTGGCGCTCAACCTGCTGGCCCAGTACTTCGGCCGGCTGCGCGCCACCGGCGGCCTGGACCACTACGCGACCCTGCCGGTCCGGCCGGCCGCCGTGGTGCTCGGTGCGGCCGCCGCGTACGCCTCCTTCACCGTGCCAGGCGCGCTGGTCACCGCCGGGGTCGGGGCCTGGATGTTCTCGCTCCCGTTCGGCCACCTCTGGGTGCTGCTCGCGGTCGTCCCGCTCGCGGGCGCGGCGCTGGCGGGCATCGGCGCGGCCTGCGGGCTGCTGGCGCCCCGTCAGGAGATCGCCACCCTGCTCGGCCAGCTCGGCATGTCGGCGGCGCTGCTGCTCGGCGTGCTGCCGGTGGGTCAGCTGCCCGGTTTCATCCGGCTGCTGCGTGACCTGCTGCCCTCCACGTACGGGGTGGAGGCCTTCGCGGAGAGCTTCGCCACCGCCCCGGACTGGGCCTCGGTGTTTGGCGACCTGACGGTCTGCGGCGCGGTCGGCCTGGTCTCACTGGCGATCGCCACCTGGGCCTACCGCCGGGCCGCCACCCGCTGA
- a CDS encoding DUF2567 domain-containing protein — MTVPNTPADSAPEPPEAPGAAYPAQPDPYLPPPMPARERRPLGPELRIGALTTLAGVAAGALVGLLWLWLAPRVMLVAASDAIRYVDPEGEQRAGADGTFALLALAAGALSALVAFLLTRRRGGGIAVAGGLTVGGLAGSLLAWQLGTRLGPGTDVIANAKKAGQGVEFSAALELGAHGALLVWPMTAMVVLLALSAAFGKREQDPPPYWAGPQWQQPQG; from the coding sequence GTGACCGTACCGAACACTCCTGCGGATTCCGCCCCCGAGCCGCCCGAGGCCCCCGGCGCGGCGTACCCCGCGCAGCCGGACCCGTACCTGCCGCCGCCGATGCCCGCCCGCGAACGGCGTCCGCTCGGGCCCGAGCTGCGGATCGGCGCACTGACCACCCTGGCCGGGGTGGCGGCCGGGGCACTGGTCGGCCTGCTCTGGCTGTGGCTGGCACCGCGGGTCATGCTGGTGGCCGCCAGCGACGCGATCCGGTACGTCGACCCCGAGGGCGAGCAGCGGGCCGGCGCCGACGGCACCTTCGCCCTGCTGGCGCTGGCCGCCGGCGCGCTCTCGGCCCTGGTCGCCTTCCTGCTGACCCGCCGTCGCGGCGGCGGCATCGCCGTCGCGGGCGGCCTGACGGTCGGCGGCCTGGCCGGCTCCCTGCTGGCCTGGCAGCTCGGCACCCGGCTGGGCCCCGGCACCGACGTGATCGCCAACGCCAAGAAGGCCGGCCAGGGCGTCGAGTTCAGCGCGGCCCTCGAACTGGGCGCCCACGGCGCCCTGCTGGTCTGGCCGATGACCGCGATGGTCGTCCTGCTCGCCCTCTCGGCCGCCTTCGGCAAACGCGAACAGGACCCCCCGCCGTACTGGGCCGGCCCCCAATGGCAGCAGCCGCAGGGCTAG
- a CDS encoding VOC family protein, with protein MLGTDFRTGSPNWLDLGSPDVDAAAAFYGAAFGWQFVSAGPDTGGYGFFQLGGKTVAALGPLTEQGASSAWMVHFSTEDVRATVAAVTAGGGTVRMEPMDVMGEGWLAQVTDPQGAEFALWQPGRTAGLGLTSAPNSLLWVELHVPDPVADIGFYQGLFGWRSQDMAAPGMTYRVLSVRDGDQQDASFGGAAPLGGGAGGGNERPRWVPYFHAEDVEAIVTAATANGGSVLMPAVDVPEVGRIAWLTDPFGAVFALLKPNPQM; from the coding sequence ATGCTCGGCACCGACTTCCGTACCGGGTCGCCCAACTGGCTGGACCTCGGAAGCCCCGACGTCGATGCCGCCGCCGCGTTCTACGGTGCGGCCTTCGGCTGGCAGTTCGTCTCCGCCGGTCCGGACACCGGCGGCTACGGGTTCTTCCAGCTCGGTGGGAAGACCGTCGCCGCGCTCGGGCCGCTCACCGAGCAGGGGGCGAGCTCCGCCTGGATGGTGCACTTCAGCACCGAGGACGTCCGAGCCACCGTGGCGGCCGTCACGGCGGGCGGCGGAACGGTCCGGATGGAGCCCATGGACGTGATGGGCGAAGGCTGGCTGGCGCAGGTGACCGACCCGCAGGGGGCCGAGTTCGCGCTCTGGCAGCCGGGCCGGACCGCGGGTCTCGGGCTGACCTCCGCGCCGAACTCGCTGCTCTGGGTCGAGCTGCACGTACCGGACCCGGTCGCCGACATCGGCTTCTACCAGGGACTCTTCGGCTGGCGCAGCCAGGACATGGCGGCGCCCGGGATGACCTACCGGGTGCTGAGCGTGCGGGACGGCGACCAGCAGGACGCCTCCTTCGGCGGTGCGGCCCCGCTGGGCGGCGGCGCGGGCGGCGGGAACGAGCGGCCCCGCTGGGTGCCGTACTTCCACGCGGAGGACGTCGAGGCCATCGTCACGGCGGCCACGGCGAACGGTGGATCGGTGCTGATGCCGGCGGTGGACGTGCCGGAGGTCGGCCGGATCGCTTGGCTCACCGACCCCTTCGGGGCGGTGTTCGCGCTGCTCAAGCCCAATCCGCAGATGTGA
- the ybaK gene encoding Cys-tRNA(Pro) deacylase translates to MAKKQRGGGGTPATVALETAGVAFTVHAYQHDPAAASYGGEAAELLGIAGERVFKTLVAEVDGKLTVGVVPVSGQLDLKALAQAVGGKRAAMADPAAAERSSGYVLGGISPLGQRRPLRTVVDASALEHPTVYVSAGRRGLEVELSPADLVTLTTATVAPIGR, encoded by the coding sequence ATGGCGAAGAAGCAACGTGGTGGTGGCGGTACGCCCGCGACGGTCGCCCTGGAGACGGCCGGGGTGGCGTTCACCGTGCACGCGTACCAGCACGACCCGGCCGCCGCCTCGTACGGTGGGGAGGCGGCGGAGCTGCTCGGCATCGCGGGCGAGCGGGTGTTCAAGACCCTGGTCGCCGAGGTCGACGGCAAGCTGACGGTCGGGGTGGTGCCGGTCTCCGGGCAGCTCGACCTCAAGGCCCTGGCCCAGGCGGTCGGCGGCAAGCGGGCGGCGATGGCCGACCCGGCGGCGGCCGAACGCAGCAGCGGCTACGTGCTGGGCGGCATCTCACCGCTCGGCCAGCGGCGCCCGCTCCGGACCGTCGTCGACGCGAGCGCGCTGGAGCACCCGACGGTCTACGTCTCGGCCGGTCGCCGGGGCCTGGAGGTCGAGCTCTCCCCCGCCGACCTCGTCACCCTGACCACGGCCACGGTCGCCCCGATCGGCCGCTGA
- a CDS encoding LON peptidase substrate-binding domain-containing protein: protein MTERLPIFPLNTVLYPGLVLPLHVFEERYRRLVGDLLAQPEDQPRRFGVLAIKDGREVAPVREHDGPAGPLDGLGTVTGDPLEALHHIGCVADVASVQEQPDGQYELLVTGTTRFWLRSVDVTGPYLVGETEPIEERTGEGAGALAAGVERAFRAYQKRLAGAREVSLTGQHELPNDPQVLSYLVAAAAVLPTPVKQALLACPDTAQRLTTELELLRRESAVLAWLPSLPGVDLTRQSFSPN from the coding sequence GTGACTGAACGGCTGCCGATCTTCCCCCTCAACACGGTCCTGTATCCGGGCCTGGTGCTGCCACTGCACGTCTTCGAGGAGAGGTACCGGCGGCTGGTGGGCGACCTGCTGGCCCAGCCGGAGGACCAGCCCCGGCGGTTCGGGGTGCTGGCGATCAAGGACGGCCGGGAGGTCGCACCGGTCCGGGAGCACGACGGTCCGGCCGGGCCGCTGGACGGGCTCGGGACGGTGACCGGCGATCCGCTGGAGGCGCTGCACCACATCGGGTGCGTCGCGGACGTGGCCTCGGTCCAGGAGCAGCCGGATGGGCAGTACGAGCTGCTGGTGACCGGGACCACCCGGTTCTGGCTCCGCTCGGTCGACGTGACGGGGCCCTACCTGGTCGGCGAGACCGAGCCGATCGAGGAGCGGACCGGCGAGGGCGCGGGCGCACTGGCCGCCGGGGTCGAACGGGCCTTCCGGGCGTACCAGAAGCGGCTGGCCGGCGCCCGCGAGGTCAGTCTCACCGGGCAGCACGAGCTGCCGAACGACCCGCAGGTGCTGTCCTACCTGGTGGCGGCCGCCGCGGTGCTGCCCACGCCGGTGAAGCAGGCGTTGCTGGCCTGCCCCGACACCGCGCAGCGGCTGACCACCGAGCTGGAGCTGCTGCGGCGGGAGAGCGCGGTGCTGGCCTGGCTGCCCTCGCTGCCCGGGGTGGACCTGACCCGGCAGTCGTTCAGCCCGAACTGA
- a CDS encoding oxidoreductase encodes MQQPPDDWTPVEQGLWEAFRQGALYDLRSWDDAVDLVSGPAEWPAERFVRAEVLATLLLNGPDPAPGKVASLKLSGAYVTGPLRLAGARIEHYVELHDCRFEKKILISEAQAGTLRLIRCWIPRLEASRLATEGDLHLARCVLPFGMRLTDAKIGTDLLLNQAVIGGDRYGRALAADGLTVQQDFEAERVDVHGELSLRTGRIGGRFSLRGAQLKAAAPDRYCLNLAHISVGNTMYLGGSLDGGWADSHTIYGDGYGAPIPHDSPSTPLRAYGGVRLVDGRFENALLITHAEFHLSGSQELSLRRIQTPELRFTCHKPPTGKVSLSRARIGNLVDNPDSWPKDGHVRLTGFTYESLRPDRPFSVRQRIAWLESALGEYQPEPYEQLAAALRRDGRDEDAREVLYAKHRRRRSTLPPPGRLWGLIQDAAVGYGYRPGRAALWLVLAWAFGALYFSGHEPAPLKADEKPTWNAPLYALSKVLPVVNLGPDGWNPDRTGQFVVAGLVLSGWVLATTVVAGATRMLQRG; translated from the coding sequence GTGCAGCAGCCGCCGGACGACTGGACGCCGGTCGAGCAAGGGCTCTGGGAGGCGTTCCGGCAGGGCGCGCTCTACGACCTGCGCAGCTGGGACGACGCGGTGGACCTGGTGAGCGGCCCGGCCGAGTGGCCGGCCGAGCGGTTCGTCCGGGCCGAGGTGCTGGCCACCCTGCTGCTCAACGGCCCCGACCCGGCACCCGGCAAGGTGGCCTCGCTCAAGCTCAGCGGCGCCTACGTGACCGGCCCGCTCCGGCTGGCCGGGGCCCGGATCGAGCACTACGTCGAGCTGCACGACTGCCGGTTCGAGAAGAAGATCCTGATCTCCGAGGCCCAGGCCGGCACGCTGCGGCTGATCCGCTGCTGGATACCCCGGCTGGAGGCGTCCCGGCTGGCCACCGAGGGTGACCTGCACCTGGCCCGCTGCGTGCTGCCGTTCGGCATGCGGCTCACCGACGCCAAGATCGGCACCGACCTGCTGCTCAACCAGGCCGTCATCGGCGGCGACCGGTACGGCCGGGCGCTGGCCGCCGACGGGCTGACGGTGCAACAGGACTTCGAGGCCGAGCGGGTCGACGTGCACGGCGAGCTGAGCCTGCGCACCGGCCGGATCGGCGGCCGCTTCTCGCTCCGCGGCGCCCAGCTGAAGGCCGCCGCCCCAGACCGCTACTGCCTCAACCTGGCGCACATCTCGGTCGGCAACACCATGTACCTGGGCGGCTCGCTGGACGGCGGCTGGGCCGACTCGCACACCATCTACGGCGACGGCTACGGCGCCCCGATCCCGCACGACTCCCCCAGCACGCCGCTGCGGGCGTACGGCGGGGTCCGGCTGGTGGACGGACGGTTCGAGAACGCGCTGCTGATCACCCACGCCGAGTTCCACCTGTCGGGGAGTCAGGAACTCTCGCTGCGCCGGATCCAGACACCCGAGCTGCGCTTCACCTGCCACAAACCGCCCACCGGCAAGGTCTCGCTCTCCCGAGCCAGGATCGGCAACCTGGTCGACAACCCGGACAGCTGGCCGAAGGACGGCCACGTCCGGCTGACCGGCTTCACCTACGAGTCGCTCCGGCCCGACCGGCCGTTCAGCGTCCGGCAGCGGATCGCCTGGCTGGAGAGCGCCCTCGGCGAGTACCAGCCGGAGCCGTACGAGCAGCTGGCCGCCGCGCTGCGCCGGGACGGCCGGGACGAGGACGCCCGCGAGGTGCTGTACGCCAAGCACCGGCGGCGGCGCTCCACCCTGCCGCCGCCCGGCCGGCTCTGGGGCCTGATCCAGGACGCCGCCGTCGGGTACGGCTACCGCCCCGGGCGGGCCGCGCTCTGGCTGGTGCTGGCCTGGGCCTTCGGAGCGCTGTACTTCTCCGGGCACGAGCCGGCCCCGCTGAAGGCCGACGAGAAGCCCACCTGGAACGCGCCGCTGTATGCCCTCAGCAAGGTCCTCCCGGTGGTGAACCTCGGCCCCGACGGCTGGAACCCTGACCGGACCGGCCAGTTCGTGGTGGCGGGCCTGGTGCTCTCCGGCTGGGTGCTCGCCACCACCGTGGTGGCCGGCGCCACCCGGATGCTCCAGCGCGGCTGA